A genome region from Ictidomys tridecemlineatus isolate mIctTri1 unplaced genomic scaffold, mIctTri1.hap1 Scaffold_598, whole genome shotgun sequence includes the following:
- the LOC144374155 gene encoding axin interactor, dorsalization-associated protein-like encodes MLVYVFFLVLKNILTYNKEFPFDVQPVPLRRISAPGEEEHLEFEEDEEEGGAGAGSPDSFPARVPGTLLPRLPSEPGMTLLTIRIEKIGLKDTGQCIDPYITVSIKDLNDIDLTPVQDTPVASRKEDTYVHFNVDIELQKHIEKLTKGL; translated from the exons ATGTTGGTCTATGTATTTTTTCTAGTCCTAAagaatattctcacatataataaagaatttccatttgatgttcagcctgtcccattaag gagaatttcagcccctggtgaggaagagcatttggaatttgaagaagatgaagaagaaggtggtgctggagcagggtctcctgattcttttcctgctagagtgcctg gtactttattaccaaggttgccatcagaaccgggaatgacattactcactatcaggattgagaaaattggtctgaaagacactggacagtgcatcgatccctatattacagttagtataaagg atctgaatgacatagatttaactcctgtgcaagatactcctgtggcttcaagaaaagaagatacatatgttcattttaatgtggacattgagctccagaagcatattgaaaaattaaccaaaggtttgtaa